The Biomphalaria glabrata chromosome 7, xgBioGlab47.1, whole genome shotgun sequence region AAAAGGATGGCTAGAGTGTGTTATTGTTTTCTGTATATATtgacattataaatattatttaaatgctATTGGCCAACATTCTTGTAGTTGTTCAGCACCAGCCTGACTCAATAGTGAAGCAACACCCGTTCTCCGATGTATTCACTGTATTAGTATTGTCATTATTTCTTCATTACACAGCGGGCAGAATACTATCAGGCTCGGCTGGGTCATCTCGAGGCCTGCTCACTCTGGACGAGGTCATTACGACCTATACAGGGAGGAGCTCCCTGGATTACAATGAATACGGGTGCTACTGTGGGTTGGGCGGAGGAGGCACACCCGTGGATGCAGTAGACAGGTACTGGACCTCActcaccaaccgtaaacaaacaacatttagtcacgtgatcttatcgAGAAAACAACggggaaaaaactgtcacgtgacaaccgtCATGAAtgaaacatgagatcgtaaattatatatagaagagatagagcaccacgtggcttaatgttgtttgtttacaattggtgaatgaggtccaatgtgatataaagtttattttagtaaacaggtaatttagatctatgtttgtaTAAGTAAGCGGCTCTATGCTTCTAAAGTAGAGCGCTGCTGAGTTGTCATGGTACTAGAGTAGGGCTACAGCGAGGCTTTTAATTACTGGAGCCATGATTCTAGAGTAGGGCTACAGCGAGGCTTTTAGTTACTGGAGCCATGATACTAGAGTAGAGCTACAGCGAGGCTTTTAGTTACTGGAGCCATAATACTAGAGTAGGGCTACAGCGAGGCTTTTAGTTACTGGAGCCATGATACTAGAGTAGGGCTACAGCGAGGCTTTTAATTACTAGAGCCATGATACTAGAGTAGGGCTACAGCGAGGCTTTTAATTACTGGAGCCATGATTCTAGAGTAGGGCTACAGCGAGGCTTTTAATTACTGGAGCCACGATACTAGAGTAGAGCTACAGCGAGGCTTTTAGTTACTGGAGCCATAATACTAGAGTAGGGCTACAGAGAGGCTTTTAGTTACTGGAGCCATGATACTAGAATAGGGCTACAGCGAGGCTTTTAGTTACTGGAGCCATGATACTAAAGTAGGGCTAGAGAGAGGCTTTTAGTTACTGGAGCCATGATACTAGAGTAGGGCTACAGAGAGGCTTTTAGTTACTGGAGCCATGATACTAGAGTAGGGCTACAGAGAGGCTTTTAGTTACTGAAGCCATGATACTAGAGAAGGGCTACAGCGAGGCTTTTAGTTACTGGAGCCATGATAATAGAGTAGGACTACATCGAGGCTTTTAGTTACTGGAGCCATGATACTAGAGTAGGGCTACAGCGAGGCTTTTAGTTACTGGAGCCATGATACTAGAGTAGGGCTACAGCGAGGCTTTTAGTTACTGGAGCCATGATACTAGACTAGGGCTACAGTGACGGCTTTTCGTAAGTGGAGCCTATGGGCAGAACTTTTTTTTGGACGGAGTTCCAATTCTCTTCAAGCTTTAATATAGATACACTCAATAATATACATATACGTTGGAAGCCAAATCTTATTGAGAAGAATAATACAGAGTATTTGTACATACACTCTCATTATTTTCGTATATTAATATGCTTttgagtaaaaacaaaaattgtatatgttttaaatGGTGAGGCACTGTACAGCCTCTCTCTGTCTTAAATACGGCCCTGGGTTGCTACCGTGTAGATCAGTTAAAGGATGGGTGTGTATATTtgcatgtgtctgtgtgtgtctatttaAAGTAAATGTGTCTATGTATGTGTCTATTTAAAGtaaatgtgtttatgtatgtgtgtatttaaAGTAAATGTGTCTATGTATGTGTCTATTTAAAGTAAATGTgtctatgtatgtgtgtatttaaAGTAAATGTGTCTATGTATGTGTCTATTTAAAGTAAATGTGTCTCTGTATGTGTCTATTTACAGTAAATGTGTCTCTGTATGTGtctatttaaacaaatgtgTCTATGTATGTGtctatttaaacaaatgtgTCTCTGTATGAGTGTATTTAAAGTAAATGTGTctctgtatgtgtgtatttaaAGTAAATGTGTCTATGTATGTGTCTATTTAAAGTAAATGTGTctctgtatgtgtgtatttaaAGTATACGTGTCTACGTAAGTGCGTGTTTAAagtaaatgtatatatgtatgtgtctaTGCATGTgtctttgtatgtgtgtattttaaGTAAATGAGTATATGGATGTGTCTGTGTATGTCAAGATATAAATAGCTTATTTGAATCCTAGATCAGTGGTCAAAGGTTAACTACGTTAATAGGCGGATAGAATAAAAACCAGCCACCTTAGCAAGTCATATATCTATTAGTATCAACAATCCACTTGCTTCGGTTAAAAGCGGACAAATGTGTAGCCGAAATAAAAAGAGATTCACAAAAACGTTTACGCTTTTTtgtctttaacccttaaagtgcgtAGTTGTATTAGGCTACATTGAGTGCAtaaaaaatggaattacaattctgatgctTAGAGGTTaatctaccacacgcgttttaaggttTAAAAATTCAGTGTCGTAATGTGactattaaaaattagatgcaAGCATTCATTAATGTGATTAAAGACAACCGGATGTCAACTCTTGTCTTTTGAAACATGTCTAGATGTTGCCAGGCACATGACCGTTGCTATGGAGAAACTAGCTGTTGGATTACACATATTACCTGGACAGAAATCTACTGTGCTGCTGGGTACTGCGTGTGCTTAGGTAAGATTTCCATAAGCGTGTACGTTTAGTTTCATTTCTGAGATTTTGCCTATGACAGTGTCTCCGTAACTGTTTCATGATCCGTGAATAGGTGCTCtaagaactactggaataattaacccACGCGAATTCATCTCTCTTATAAAAATAACCCATTGTGTTCCGCTGTCTACTGAGAGTGTGCGAATTGTTCCGTTAAGAAAGCACTGGCTTATGTGATTtaccccattcagaccttgagatcttcAAGACCTAATGTAAATGCCCTCTGTTTCTGTAGATGAGGGTTAATGGGGGCGTCCTGTGGCTAACATTAccaccaaccgcatttactttccccaattaaagtcaggtacccattagagttgggagcGTCCTAAAAAGCCCGGAATTTAAAATgtccagtcttcactgagattcga contains the following coding sequences:
- the LOC106055097 gene encoding basic phospholipase A2-like; protein product: MFSFPRVAQITLLSTALTLVAGRILSGSAGSSRGLLTLDEVITTYTGRSSLDYNEYGCYCGLGGGGTPVDAVDRCCQAHDRCYGETSCWITHITWTEIYCAAGYCVCLDPVGTCEHEACSCDVEFGECLQRAHYNPAHKNYCP